AGTAACCAACCTGGTCGAAAACGCCATTAAATATTCAAAGCCTTGTGAGGAAGTAGCTGTGAAGTTGTTTCGTAAAGATGGCAATGTTCACCTGCAGGTGGCAGACAGAGGTATAGGCATTGCGGACACGGAGAAAGGTCGCATCTTTGATCGTTTTTACCGCGTAGGTAGCGAAGATACCCGTAATACCAAAGGCACTGGGTTGGGTCTGTATATTGTGAAACAGGTGTTGGATAAACACGAGGCCAGCATTCATGTGCGCGACAATAAGCCTGCTGGGAGCGTGTTCGAGGTTGTATTTTAAGAAGATTAGTGGGGAAGGGTGGACAATTGTCATAGATTGAGACAAATTGTCATAAAACATTATTCAAACCGCGAGTATTATCATAGGGTTGTCAATAAACGTTGCAAAACCACAATCGGAATAAGGTTTGAATATGCCGGTATAGTAATGAAATGTATCATTGCATCATAAAATTTTAACCATGCCTAAGAAAAGAATTTTACTGGCCGAGGACGAAGAACATTTGCTGGAAGCAATTAAGCTAAACCTTGAGCTGGAAGGCTATAAAGTTTCAACCGCTAACAACGGCAAAAAAGCCTTACAGATATTTAAAGAAGAACGTTTTAACCTGGTGATTCTGGACGTAATGATGCCAGAGATGGACGGCTTTGTGGTTGCAGAAACCATTCGCCTGGAAAACTCTGAGGTGCCTGTGATGTTCCTGACCGCCAAAAATACCAACGAGGATAAAATTGCCGGTCTTAAAAAAGGCGCCGACGATTACCTTACCAAACCTTTCAACCTGGAAGAGCTGATACTGCGTGTAAACAACCTGGTAAAACGCGGTCTGAAAGGTGAAGATCTGAAAGAGTTTAACAGCTATAAAATTGGCGATAAAACCATTCATTTCAACTCATTTGAGCTGGTGAACGAAGACGGTTCTATCACTGCGCTGACCAAAAAAGAAACCATGCTGCTGAAGTTGCTGATTGAGCGTCGTAATGAGGCTGTATCGCGCGAGCAGATTCTGGAGACCGTTTGGAACTACGATGTGTACCCATCAACCCGTACCATTGATAACTTTATCCTTACCTTCCGTAAGTATTTTGAACCCGATCCAAAGAACCCGGTTTATTTCCACTCTATCCGTGGTGTGGGTTATAAGTTTACCGATAATCAGCATTAATGTTTACCAATAGGGCAAGGCTTTTTGTTATAGCGGCTTTTTTATTGTTGTGCGCATTCTTTATGTATCAGCACACGTATGAGTTAGTGGGGGTAGCCGTTATTTTTATTGTGATGCTGCTGTGGGGTTATTTTAAAGAGGGCCCGATTATTCTGGCAGCAAAATCATTCCACAACAAAGATTATGACAAGGCCGATGCCCTGCTGAAACAAATCCGTAATCCGGATTTGCTCAGTAAAAAGCGCCGTGGCTTTTACGAGTTTATTATGGGCGGAATTTGCCTGCAACGTCAGGATTTTGAAGAAGCCAGTGCTCATTATGAACTGGCAGCCCAATATCCCCTGCGTACCGCTAATGATCACGTTGCCGCATTAGTGCACGTGGCCAACATCAGTATCCGTTTGGGCAATTTTGAAAAGGCCGCAACTTACCTACAATTAGCTAAGGAGAAAGAAGAACAGGTAACCGCCAAAATGAAAGCTGTGATTGAAAAGATTGAGATGGAGTTGGAGCGGAAGAACCTGGGTAAGAATCAAGAATAGAGAGTCAAGAAAAAAGAGCTACTATACCGTTTGTCATTGCGAGGAATGGTAGGGGCTGGTGATACTGGAGTGAAGAAGCAATCTCGTCGCATGTTAAAGCGAGCGACGAGATTGCTTCGTTCCTCGCAATGACAAATAGCACTGTATCAACTCTTGACTCTGAACAACATGCAAATGAAAGATCTATTTATAAAAGCTGCATTTTCAGAGCAGACAGAACGCCCGCCCGTATGGATGATGCGCCAGGCCGGCCGCTTTATGAAGGAATACTGGGATATCAAAAACAAATATTCCTTCCTGGAAATGTGCAAAACCCCAGAGATTGCCGCAGATGTTACTATGTTGCCGGTTGATTTGCTGGGTATTGATGCCGCCATCTTGTTTTCGGACATTCTGGTAACTGCCGAAGCTATGGGTGGTGAACTGAGTTTCTCGGCAGGTGTTGGTCCGCAGTTTGCTAACCCGGTGCGTACTAAAGCAGCAGTTGATGCCTTGGATACCGACGTATTGCCGAAACTGCAATATGTAGCCGATGCTATTAAAGTAATTCAGCAGCGTTTAAATGGCAGTATTCCGTTGATTGGTTTTGCAGGTGCTCCATTTACCGTAATGAGCTATTTGGTAGAGGGCGGTTCATCACGCGATTTTAAAACCACCAAACTGTTACTGCATAACGAGCCTGAACTAGCTCACCAATTGCTTAGCAAAATTGCCAAAGTAACTGCCGATTATCTGAACCTGCAAATTGCAGCAGGGGTGAACGCTATTCAGATTTTTGATAGCTGGGCACAGGCTTTGGCTTGGGATGACTACAAGGAATTCTCACACCGTTATATCACCGAAATTATCAGTCAGCTGAACCGTAAGGATATCCCGGTAATTTCATTCTGTAAAGGCAGCTCGGTTTTCGCGCCGCT
This region of Mucilaginibacter yixingensis genomic DNA includes:
- a CDS encoding response regulator transcription factor, encoding MPKKRILLAEDEEHLLEAIKLNLELEGYKVSTANNGKKALQIFKEERFNLVILDVMMPEMDGFVVAETIRLENSEVPVMFLTAKNTNEDKIAGLKKGADDYLTKPFNLEELILRVNNLVKRGLKGEDLKEFNSYKIGDKTIHFNSFELVNEDGSITALTKKETMLLKLLIERRNEAVSREQILETVWNYDVYPSTRTIDNFILTFRKYFEPDPKNPVYFHSIRGVGYKFTDNQH
- the hemE gene encoding uroporphyrinogen decarboxylase, whose translation is MKDLFIKAAFSEQTERPPVWMMRQAGRFMKEYWDIKNKYSFLEMCKTPEIAADVTMLPVDLLGIDAAILFSDILVTAEAMGGELSFSAGVGPQFANPVRTKAAVDALDTDVLPKLQYVADAIKVIQQRLNGSIPLIGFAGAPFTVMSYLVEGGSSRDFKTTKLLLHNEPELAHQLLSKIAKVTADYLNLQIAAGVNAIQIFDSWAQALAWDDYKEFSHRYITEIISQLNRKDIPVISFCKGSSVFAPLMAEAKPDVISIDWNVDLLDIKKRLPQGIAVQGNLDPHILYADKKVIKERIHRLFERMRGENGFIFNLGHGIMPDIPFDNVKYAVEVIKEFRY